A single genomic interval of Anthonomus grandis grandis chromosome 17, icAntGran1.3, whole genome shotgun sequence harbors:
- the LOC126746044 gene encoding dynein axonemal intermediate chain 3 yields the protein MEKTEEDAEDLHTKMTSPRRRRRRKKKKRNLFDIPGVRKIVLSELTQKIIECVVGENVTSESPWKYVKKELVQDNLELHEESSEFLPLRAEILAYPRNTILIGYIADETQDKDDEFYICVTEEATNVVSQIIEKLRQEQEDRLYYQLYKDIHPWQSMGTEEEVDEAIVKNNRPLIEVEVESQYPIFPEKVIFRIVNAETKRDGYMELKCEEAMNNVYMRRIDSGIQAAPSVMSSEAQTTCSYPRNATTEYSYDVGDTKPMLLQCEPDIIRYASDNMENLSDLLQVNGVINFYANDYDSLIKNMSLTNVKERLSSSKEFAEYLSFLDVNMCKGKMISDISWHQMWSGTIAIAYSDISSNVFYTGPNKEDEVFKAVHTTNLVLIWSFLDPLKPKLILESPREVVRLCFCKFDENVLVGGCNNGQIIIWDIRNKLQKVEEKEVLTTAQQKYRIYMNSLMGWMKNTHDISLVRPAAVSDLRYSHKAAVTGLSWVNPFHEFSRTGNLSEVPLDHNDVPKYSMQLLTTSLDGSVLIWDFKDKPSLKQGGYRPKRSRRLQKKPSGLEVDESPYRILHLNMRPRYRINVLRKDSKKPIAITSGSGGFCKLNYVEAFPELSKKNDIRERVIYKPVLEKPTFEARPVVTLGTAEGDYIEMYWEGQDFDSGEAVNCEQGKFITEAKYHDGPVVSVLKGQGHRISLTAGGKIFAIWRDDLPGRPVLWRRSRQFITRGAFNIFEPYKVTTQSVTGVQTRWIFSMNSKSPIFTQVLSNSFLTVSAIHPFPGEKVIFGIGDEQGAFRLFYVKTMSYGDNLDKAWENFLDREVNRKKLFFAWQDDFNKRNEQYLQKMKEEAEQKAREEAAREASGEEKKEPEKPARKGPQPGKFVEWIAEQRQLKEEARIKAMIINKKQLDTKELEKRRKPLQKLDEENERKKRKQKERLKQGETIFKDTIASLFPDVIKEKPPPPPDPYAGGDPLEDKENCYQEFLDLSVETDAFIQANPLQYDFDFKNLLVASRSKDEHFFRSFGHQKRYEEEKRERRGDGHRSSLDVSQEEFGEGVENPDEEILESLDVVL from the exons ATGGAGAAAACTGAAGAAGACGCTGAAGATCTACACACGAAAATGACCAGTCCGAGACGCAGACGTAGACGTAAGAAGAAGAAGCGCAACTTGTTCGATATCCCCGGAGTGAGGAAGATCGTCCTGTCAGAACTCACTCAGAAGATCATTGa GTGTGTGGTGGGTGAAAATGTCACCTCAGAGAGCCCCTGGAAGTATGTGAAGAAGGAACTGGTGCAGGACAACCTGGAGCTGCACGAGGAAAGCTCAGAGTTTCTACCTCTGAGGGCCGAGATCCTGGCCTACCCGAGGAACACCATTTTAATAG GTTACATAGCCGACGAAACCCAAGACAAAGACGACGAGTTCTACATATGCGTCACAGAGGAGGCCACCAACGTGGTGTCACAAATCATCGAGAAACTGCGACAAGAACAAGAGGACCGACTGTACTATCAGCTCTACAAGGACATCCATCCATG GCAATCCATGGGTACCGAGGAGGAAGTAGATGAGGCAATAGTAAAGAACAACCGTCCATTGATCGAAGTCGAAGTGGAGTCACAATACCCGATCTTCCCCGAGAAGGTCATATTTAGGATAGTAAACGCTGAAACAAAAAGAGACGGCTATATGGAGTTAAAGTGCGAGGAGGCGATGAATAACGTTTATATGAGAAGGATAGATAGTGGGATCCAGGCGGCCCCTTCAGTGATGTCTTCGGAGGCACAAACCACTTGTAGCTACCCCAGGAATGCCACGACAGAATATTCATATGATGTGGGTGATACTAAGCCTATGCTGCTGCAATGCGAACCGGATATTATTAGATATGCCAGCGATAATATGGAAAATCTGTCGGATTTGCTTCAA gTTAATGGGGTGATCAACTTCTATGCCAACGACTatgattctttaataaaaaatatgtcgcTGACCAACGTGAAGGAACGGCTCTCGAGCAGCAAAGAGTTCGCCGAATATTTGTCCTTCTTGGACGTGAACATGTGCAAGGGCAAAATGATTTCCGACATCAGTTGGCATCAGATGTGGTCCGGCACCATCGCTATTGCCTACTCTGATATCAGTTCTAACGTGTTTTACACTGGACCTAATAAGGAGGATGAG GTTTTTAAAGCTGTTCACACAACAAACCTGGTGTTAATATGGAGCTTCTTGGACCCCCTAAAGCCAAAACTGATACTGGAATCCCCCAGGGAAGTAGTGAGGCTCTGCTTTTGCAAATTCGACGAGAACGTTCTGGTTGGAGGCTGCAATAATGGGCAAATA ATCATTTGGGACATTCGGAATAAATTGCAAAAAGTCGAAGAAAAAGAGGTGCTGACCACCGCTCAGCAGAAATACCGAATCTACATGAACTCCCTTATGGGCTGGATGAAGAACACCCATGACATCTCTTTGGTGAGACCAGCGGCTGTGTCTGACCTAAGATATTCCCATAAGGCAGCCGTCACCG GGTTATCCTGGGTGAACCCTTTCCACGAATTCAGCAGAACGGGTAATTTGTCCGAGGTACCGCTTGATCACAATGACGTACCGAAGTACTCGATGCAACTGCTGACCACCTCCCTGGACGGGAGCGTCCTGATTTGGGACTTCAAGGACAAACCGAGTCTGAAACAGGGAGGCTATCGGCCCAAGAGGTCCAGGAGGTTGCAAAAGAAACCCAGCGGCCTGGAG GTGGACGAGTCGCCTTATCGGATACTGCACCTGAATATGAGACCGAGGTATCGGATCAACGTATTGAGGAAGGACAGTAAGAAGCCGATAGCGATCACCAGCGGCAGCGGAGGGTTCTGTAAGCTGAACTATGTCGAAGCTTTTCCAGAGTTGAGCAAGAAGAACGATATTAGGGAGAGGGTGATTTATAAGCCTGTGCTGGAAAAGCCCACCTTTGAAGCCAGGCCGGTGGTGACTTTGGGGACAGCTGAGG GAGACTACATTGAAATGTACTGGGAGGGTCAGGACTTTGACTCCGGCGAAGCGGTGAATTGCGAGCAAGGAAAGTTCATCACTGAAGCAAAATACCACGATGGACCGGTCGTGTCGGTGCTAAAGGGTCAAGGTCACCGCATCTCCTTAACGGCCGGTGGCAAAATTTTCGCCATATGGAGAGACGACCTGCCCGGGAGACCGGTGCTCTGGAGGAGAAGCAGGCAGTTTATTACCAGAGGAGCCTTTAACATTTTTGAG CCCTATAAAGTGACCACTCAGTCGGTAACCGGGGTGCAAACCCGATGGATTTTTTCCATGAACAGCAAGTCGCCGATATTCACTCAAGTTTTATCCAATAGTTTCTTAACGGTGTCCGCCATTCATCCTTTTCCAGGTGAAAAGGTGATTTTTGGTATTGGGGATGAACAAG GAGCTTTTAGGTTGTTTTATGTGAAAACAATGTCTTATGGTGACAATCTGGATAAGGCTTGGGAGAACTTTCTGGATAGGGAGGTTAataggaaaaaattgttttttgcatggcag GATGATTTTAATAAACGCAACGAACAATACTTGCAAAAAATGAAAGAAGAAGCGGAACAAAAAGCGAGAGAGGAGGCGGCCAGGGAGGCGAGCGGGGAAGAGAAAAAAGAACCTGAGAAACCTGCTAGAAAAGGACCACAACCAG GCAAGTTTGTTGAATGGATAGCGGAACAGAGACAACTGAAGGAGGAAGCGAGAATAAAAGCGATGATAATAAACAAGAAGCAACTGGACACTAAGGAGCTTGAAAAGAGACGTAAACCCTTACAAAAGCTCGACGAGGAAAACGAGAGGAAGAAGCGAAAACAGAAAGAGAG ATTGAAACAAGGAGAAACCATTTTTAAAGACACCATAGCCAGTCTGTTTCCCgatgtaataaaagaaaaacctcCTCCACCTCCAGATCCTTATGCCGGCGGAGACCCTTTGGAGGATAAGGAGAATTGCTATCAAGAGTTTCTAGATTTATCCGTTGAAACTGACGCTTTCATCCAAGCGAATCCTCTTCAGTACGATTTTGATTTTAAGAATTTGCTAGTTG ccAGCAGAAGCAAAGACGAACACTTCTTTAGGTCTTTTGGACACCAGAAAAGGTACGAGGAAGAGAAACGAGAGCGAAGGGGGGACGGGCATAGAAGTTCTCTAGATGTATCGCAAGAAGAGTTTGGTGAGGGTGTCGAAAATCCCGATGAAGAAATATTAGAATCTTTAGATGTTGTGCTTTAA